One genomic window of Phycisphaerales bacterium includes the following:
- a CDS encoding DCC1-like thiol-disulfide oxidoreductase family protein: MPDPHPIVLFDGTCAFCDRTVRLLTRLDRRDVLRYAPLASEAGRFLLDRFDVPESIDSIVLIHPNGRDDHALVESNAAIAVARRLGFPWSLAAILKIIPRPLRDACYRFIARHRYTVFGRVERCSLPTETQRRLVVETKEAAMGLIESDGGSERTP; this comes from the coding sequence ATGCCCGACCCGCACCCAATCGTCCTCTTCGACGGCACCTGCGCCTTCTGCGATCGAACGGTCCGGCTGCTGACACGGCTCGATCGGAGGGACGTGCTCCGCTACGCACCACTCGCGAGCGAGGCGGGCCGCTTCCTGCTCGATCGCTTCGACGTGCCCGAGTCCATCGACTCGATCGTGCTGATACATCCTAATGGCCGGGATGATCATGCGCTGGTCGAGAGCAACGCCGCCATCGCCGTCGCCCGCCGGCTCGGCTTCCCGTGGTCGCTCGCGGCCATCCTCAAGATCATCCCCCGCCCCCTCCGCGACGCCTGCTACCGCTTCATCGCCCGGCACCGCTACACCGTCTTCGGCCGCGTCGAGCGGTGCTCGCTGCCGACCGAGACCCAGCGGCGGCTGGTGGTCGAGACGAAAGAGGCAGCAATGGGGTTGATCGAGAGCGACGGAGGGAGCGAGCGCACGCCGTAG
- a CDS encoding flagellar hook-basal body protein, with protein MQQGMRISASGALVSLYRTDVAAANLANVNTTAFKPDSATALGRTVVRAEDGLPFMPSDPLLEQLGAGVLAGPRRVSFEQGPLQETGNDLDLAIEGDGFFLVSVATPDGQQTQLTRDGRFTRDDRGFLVQSTTGLPVLSPGGGPIALPDEPVTIDVQGFIYDEDGGMLGQVGVVSVPDPSRLHKRGEGLYEAPQQVMNEAIGQPLQSGVLVRQGMLEGSAVDPIKALMDVTNAGKSVSSNTRMIGYHDQLLDQAINTFARVG; from the coding sequence ATGCAGCAGGGCATGCGCATCTCGGCCTCGGGAGCCCTGGTCTCGCTGTACCGCACCGACGTGGCGGCGGCCAACCTGGCCAACGTGAACACCACCGCCTTCAAGCCCGACAGCGCAACGGCCCTGGGCCGCACGGTCGTCCGGGCCGAGGACGGGCTGCCGTTCATGCCGAGCGATCCTCTTTTAGAGCAACTCGGTGCGGGCGTGCTCGCCGGACCCAGGCGGGTCAGCTTCGAGCAGGGCCCGCTGCAAGAAACCGGCAACGACCTCGACCTGGCCATCGAGGGCGACGGCTTCTTCCTGGTCTCGGTCGCCACGCCCGATGGGCAGCAGACGCAGCTCACCCGCGACGGCCGCTTTACGCGCGACGATCGGGGCTTCCTCGTCCAGAGCACGACGGGACTCCCCGTGCTCTCGCCGGGCGGCGGGCCGATCGCGTTGCCCGACGAGCCCGTGACCATCGACGTCCAAGGATTCATCTACGACGAAGACGGCGGCATGCTCGGCCAGGTCGGCGTGGTAAGCGTGCCCGACCCGTCACGCCTGCACAAGCGCGGCGAGGGCCTGTACGAAGCGCCCCAGCAGGTCATGAACGAGGCCATCGGCCAGCCCCTGCAGAGCGGCGTGCTCGTGCGGCAGGGCATGCTCGAGGGTTCGGCCGTCGACCCCATCAAGGCGCTCATGGACGTGACCAACGCCGGCAAGAGCGTGTCGAGCAACACGCGGATGATCGGCTACCACGACCAGTTGCTCGACCAGGCCATCAATACGTTTGCGCGAGTTGGCTGA
- the flgG gene encoding flagellar basal-body rod protein FlgG: MAAIALQSAASGLRALSTRLDVTANNLANVNTEGFKASRANFQDLYYIERQQPGVETATGDQRPTGLYVGLGVKVSGTQVSFEQGAPIETGNDLDIFIEGDGFFRVQVEDSIAPGSVAYTRAGNFTLNADGEIVLANSEGRRLVDGIKIPDNAIRPIEISANGEVWVRVPGSEQLQSAGQIELATFINNKGLKQLGNNLFAETVASGAPQSGAPLEDSRGGLRNNALESSNVDPTRELIELIRTQRAFEMNSQSIRTADEALSTISQLRR, encoded by the coding sequence ATGGCCGCCATCGCACTGCAATCCGCCGCCTCGGGCCTGCGCGCCCTCTCGACCCGCCTGGACGTCACGGCCAACAACCTGGCCAACGTGAATACCGAGGGCTTCAAGGCCAGCCGGGCAAACTTCCAGGACCTCTACTACATCGAGCGGCAGCAGCCCGGCGTCGAGACCGCCACCGGAGATCAGCGACCGACGGGCCTGTACGTCGGCCTGGGCGTCAAGGTCAGCGGCACGCAGGTGAGCTTCGAGCAGGGCGCCCCCATCGAGACCGGCAACGACCTGGACATCTTCATCGAGGGCGACGGCTTCTTCCGAGTGCAGGTCGAGGATTCGATCGCCCCCGGTAGCGTCGCCTATACCCGAGCGGGCAACTTCACGCTCAACGCCGACGGCGAGATCGTGCTGGCCAACAGCGAAGGGCGGAGGCTGGTGGACGGGATCAAGATCCCCGACAACGCCATCCGACCCATCGAGATCTCCGCGAACGGAGAGGTCTGGGTGCGGGTCCCCGGAAGCGAACAGCTGCAGTCTGCCGGCCAGATCGAGCTGGCGACCTTCATCAACAACAAGGGCCTCAAGCAGCTCGGCAACAACTTGTTTGCCGAGACCGTGGCCAGCGGTGCTCCCCAGTCCGGCGCGCCGCTCGAAGACAGCCGCGGCGGCCTCCGAAACAACGCGCTGGAGTCCAGCAACGTCGACCCGACGCGCGAGCTCATCGAGCTCATCCGCACCCAGCGGGCCTTCGAGATGAACAGCCAGTCGATCCGCACGGCCGACGAGGCGCTCTCGACGATCTCCCAGCTCCGCCGCTAG
- the flgA gene encoding flagellar basal body P-ring formation chaperone FlgA: protein MRTAFAILVVLLAATLVAGQGTSTITLQSTVLTPAGQDVTLADVASLHGDEAERLGGTPIELAEISADPAGWRKIDAQALRDLLEEADANWGVLELRGGPCYVRTLAVSPEVDGSTAQTSAVAGAATPGTVRELAERWIAQRFKVAPRDVEVRWTSATDGLLDHTTAGLVPYFDDSGLSDTMRLEIVMYDDEAGVAVRGRADAQVRIRRNVAVMTRNVRARQVLTPADVRFERRWLDAGQTPAPGDVVVDHEAATNLKADHVVGASDVRAAVAVERGDRIQVRVITPTITVVMLARAREAGRPGEVIEFEKIAPTRADRIRFRARIEGPGAAVMVSRSTTP, encoded by the coding sequence ATGCGCACCGCGTTCGCCATCCTGGTCGTCCTGCTCGCCGCGACGCTCGTGGCCGGTCAGGGCACGTCGACCATCACGCTGCAATCTACCGTGCTCACGCCTGCTGGGCAGGACGTGACGCTGGCGGACGTGGCCTCCCTGCACGGCGACGAGGCCGAGCGGCTGGGAGGCACGCCCATCGAGCTTGCCGAGATCTCCGCCGACCCGGCCGGATGGCGCAAGATCGACGCGCAGGCCCTGCGCGATCTCCTGGAAGAAGCGGACGCCAACTGGGGCGTGCTCGAGCTCCGCGGCGGGCCTTGCTACGTGCGGACGCTCGCCGTCTCTCCCGAAGTCGATGGCTCGACGGCGCAGACCTCCGCGGTTGCCGGAGCGGCCACACCGGGCACCGTCCGCGAGCTTGCCGAGCGCTGGATCGCCCAGCGTTTCAAGGTCGCACCGCGCGACGTCGAGGTCCGCTGGACGTCGGCGACCGACGGGCTGCTCGATCACACGACGGCGGGTCTCGTGCCGTACTTCGACGACTCGGGCCTCTCCGACACCATGCGACTCGAGATCGTGATGTACGACGATGAGGCGGGCGTCGCCGTCCGCGGCCGGGCCGACGCCCAGGTCCGCATCCGCCGCAACGTTGCCGTCATGACGCGGAACGTCCGGGCCCGGCAGGTGCTGACGCCCGCCGACGTTCGATTCGAACGCCGGTGGCTGGACGCCGGCCAGACCCCCGCACCGGGTGACGTCGTGGTCGACCACGAGGCGGCCACGAACCTGAAGGCCGACCACGTGGTTGGCGCATCCGACGTCCGCGCCGCCGTCGCCGTCGAGCGTGGCGATCGCATCCAGGTCCGCGTCATCACGCCCACGATCACCGTCGTCATGCTCGCGCGAGCCCGCGAGGCCGGACGTCCCGGTGAGGTCATCGAGTTCGAGAAGATCGCCCCGACGCGGGCCGACCGCATCCGATTCCGGGCACGCATCGAAGGGCCGGGCGCGGCCGTCATGGTGAGCAGGAGCACGACGCCGTGA
- a CDS encoding flagellar basal body L-ring protein FlgH has translation MKAILPAILIAAVAMPAFAQSASPSDSTPVERDPAANLYGVSLFVVRPPEPRAFKIHDIITIIVNESSTQTSEQTLETTKETEGSATLGATLSIEELLNLRLENSSISDLELLRYAAEREFEGEGEYERTDRITDRLSATVIDVKPNGVLVLEARRFTASDEETKTVVLSGNCRSEDVTEQNTIQSNQLADLRLEVKHEGEVRDAATKGPLTRFVEWILPF, from the coding sequence GTGAAAGCGATTCTCCCAGCAATCCTGATCGCGGCGGTTGCGATGCCGGCATTCGCCCAATCCGCGAGCCCGAGCGATTCGACGCCGGTCGAGCGCGACCCTGCGGCCAACCTTTACGGCGTGTCGCTCTTCGTGGTGCGTCCGCCCGAGCCCAGGGCGTTCAAGATCCACGACATCATCACGATCATCGTGAACGAATCGTCGACGCAGACGAGCGAGCAAACCCTCGAGACCACGAAGGAAACCGAGGGATCGGCCACCCTAGGCGCGACGCTCAGCATCGAGGAACTGCTCAACCTGCGGCTCGAGAACAGCAGCATCAGCGACCTCGAGCTGCTCCGCTACGCCGCGGAGCGCGAGTTCGAGGGCGAGGGCGAATACGAACGCACCGACCGCATCACCGATCGACTCAGTGCCACCGTCATCGACGTCAAGCCCAACGGCGTGCTGGTGCTCGAAGCCCGCCGCTTCACGGCCTCGGACGAAGAGACCAAGACGGTGGTCCTCAGCGGCAACTGCCGGTCCGAGGACGTCACCGAGCAGAACACCATCCAGAGCAACCAGCTCGCCGACCTTCGGCTGGAGGTCAAGCACGAGGGCGAGGTCCGCGACGCGGCGACGAAGGGGCCGCTGACGCGTTTCGTCGAGTGGATCCTGCCGTTCTAA
- a CDS encoding flagellar basal body P-ring protein FlgI, which yields MRITPYIASMILFAAPALAQLGSVQTPQPLPRRAELDIREIVEFANATTTELFGLGVVTGLNGTGDPLDDSVSVEPLIALMRSQGLPVSSPEKLADSGSVALVWVRATIPNTGGRRGDEFTATLTSFNGATSLEGGELTISPLRRAEPGGELLGFARGSLIIDSATSLQNARIRNGVELVRDIVPVEIGDEFKLKVKQQYAGHSATSLVATTINDAYYNSDALDLPPVAKPIDDRIVQISVPEADRGALPQFLDFIMTRRVRDPDLLKLPARVIINRRTGAIVATANVDISPVGVAHQAMQLTVTQPAPIITPQTPVTSEEVWTGLASTPDGRETAKLSDLLAAFRALEMPVAQQIDILEMMDESGALHADVDYID from the coding sequence ATGCGCATCACCCCATACATCGCGTCCATGATCTTGTTCGCCGCACCCGCCCTCGCTCAGCTGGGGTCGGTGCAAACGCCCCAGCCGCTCCCCCGCCGGGCGGAGCTCGACATCCGCGAGATCGTGGAGTTCGCCAACGCCACCACCACCGAGCTCTTCGGATTGGGCGTGGTCACGGGCCTGAACGGCACGGGCGACCCACTCGATGACAGCGTCTCGGTCGAACCGCTCATAGCGCTCATGCGGAGCCAGGGCCTGCCGGTCTCGAGCCCCGAGAAACTCGCCGACTCGGGATCGGTCGCGCTCGTGTGGGTGCGGGCCACCATCCCCAACACCGGCGGGCGCAGGGGCGACGAGTTCACGGCCACGCTAACGTCCTTCAACGGCGCCACGAGCCTCGAGGGCGGCGAGCTGACGATCTCGCCGCTGCGGCGCGCGGAACCGGGCGGAGAGCTGCTCGGGTTCGCGCGAGGTAGCCTCATCATCGACAGCGCCACCTCTCTCCAGAACGCGCGCATCCGCAACGGCGTCGAGCTCGTCCGCGACATCGTGCCGGTGGAGATCGGCGACGAATTCAAGCTCAAGGTCAAGCAGCAGTACGCGGGGCATTCGGCGACTTCGCTCGTCGCCACGACCATCAACGACGCGTACTACAACTCCGACGCGCTCGATCTGCCGCCGGTCGCCAAGCCGATCGACGACCGCATCGTGCAAATCTCCGTGCCCGAGGCCGATCGCGGGGCGCTCCCGCAGTTCCTCGACTTCATCATGACGCGGCGCGTGCGAGACCCCGACCTGCTGAAGCTGCCGGCTCGCGTGATCATCAATCGCAGAACGGGCGCCATCGTCGCGACGGCCAACGTCGACATCAGCCCCGTAGGCGTGGCCCACCAGGCGATGCAGCTCACCGTCACCCAGCCCGCGCCGATCATCACCCCGCAGACGCCCGTGACGAGCGAGGAGGTCTGGACGGGGCTGGCGTCGACGCCCGATGGGCGCGAGACGGCCAAGCTGAGCGACCTGCTCGCCGCGTTCCGGGCACTTGAGATGCCCGTCGCCCAGCAGATCGACATCCTGGAGATGATGGACGAGAGCGGCGCCCTGCACGCCGACGTGGATTACATCGATTAG
- the flgK gene encoding flagellar hook-associated protein FlgK — protein MGLTSALRIGASALSTHQLGVQVTGNNMANVATPGYARRSLLLTPQESNDPFQRLQSGSGVAPSSLNRIIDEAVIARLRGQIARERESNQTLQTLASLESAIGELSETGLTSQLTDFFGSWSDRSTLVASDGVVVQQAETLVSNIKRIRQDLVQQRRQTDGLLDTLVPRADDLLGEVAAINKDIARARVGGGDTSTLQDQRDRVLDELAGLIDIDTVERESGIVDVYVGSTPMVLAGDSRGIELRRESIDGVEQVSVRTRADGSELPVISGQVGALLDARTNAVGETLDQLDRLAAELIFQTNKIHATASGPDGLTEATSQLRVPPDDRLLPLNDQANPSTADLPFEFQNGSFLVHVQNPATGTSEATRIEVDLDRLGDDGTAGTIDDASIESIRQALDQVEGISAEFTADGRLRVTGENGARFSFSEDSSGLLGAIGMNAFFEGTSADDIAVRSDIADDPTLLQVGRIGSDGEFRENAAALDMAGLQDGGFEALGGQNLNEFWTTVAGGVGAQVDAARTNAEAAAVVRESIEAQRAATSGVSLDEEAINLVTHQQAYQGAARFIAVVDQLQQELLAIFN, from the coding sequence ATGGGCCTGACCTCCGCACTGCGCATCGGCGCCAGCGCCCTGTCGACGCACCAGCTCGGCGTGCAGGTGACCGGCAACAACATGGCCAACGTGGCCACGCCCGGCTATGCACGCCGCTCGCTGCTGCTGACGCCCCAGGAGTCCAACGACCCCTTCCAGCGCCTGCAGTCGGGCAGCGGCGTCGCGCCGTCGTCGCTCAATCGCATCATCGACGAGGCGGTCATCGCGAGGCTCCGAGGCCAGATCGCCCGCGAGCGCGAGTCGAACCAGACGCTCCAGACCCTCGCGTCGCTCGAATCGGCCATCGGCGAGCTGAGCGAGACCGGCCTGACCAGCCAGCTCACCGACTTCTTCGGCTCCTGGTCCGATCGCTCCACCCTCGTCGCCTCCGACGGCGTCGTGGTGCAGCAGGCCGAGACGCTGGTGAGCAACATCAAGCGCATTCGCCAGGACCTGGTCCAGCAGAGGCGGCAGACCGACGGCCTGCTCGACACGCTCGTGCCCCGCGCCGACGACCTCCTGGGCGAGGTCGCCGCTATCAACAAGGACATCGCCCGCGCCCGCGTAGGCGGCGGCGACACGTCGACGCTGCAGGACCAGCGCGACCGCGTGCTGGACGAGCTCGCCGGGCTGATCGACATCGACACGGTCGAACGCGAGTCGGGCATCGTCGACGTCTACGTCGGCAGCACGCCCATGGTGCTCGCCGGCGACAGCCGCGGCATCGAGCTCCGCCGCGAGAGCATCGACGGCGTCGAGCAGGTCTCGGTGCGCACGCGGGCCGACGGCTCGGAGCTGCCGGTCATCTCGGGCCAGGTCGGCGCGCTGCTCGATGCGCGGACCAACGCCGTGGGCGAGACGCTTGACCAGCTCGATCGCCTGGCAGCCGAGCTGATCTTCCAGACAAACAAGATCCACGCGACGGCCAGCGGGCCCGACGGCCTGACCGAGGCCACCAGCCAGCTCCGCGTTCCGCCCGACGATCGCCTGCTCCCGCTCAACGACCAGGCCAATCCCTCCACCGCCGACCTGCCCTTCGAGTTTCAGAATGGCTCGTTCCTTGTGCACGTGCAGAACCCCGCGACGGGCACGAGCGAGGCGACACGCATCGAAGTCGACCTCGACCGTCTGGGCGACGACGGCACCGCCGGTACCATCGACGACGCCTCGATCGAGTCGATACGACAGGCGCTCGACCAGGTCGAGGGCATCTCGGCCGAATTCACCGCCGACGGCCGCCTCCGCGTCACGGGCGAGAACGGCGCCCGCTTCAGCTTCAGCGAGGACAGCAGCGGACTGCTCGGCGCGATTGGCATGAACGCGTTCTTCGAGGGCACCAGCGCCGACGACATCGCCGTCCGGAGCGACATCGCGGACGACCCCACGCTGCTGCAGGTCGGCCGCATCGGCTCGGACGGCGAATTCCGCGAGAACGCCGCCGCCCTGGATATGGCGGGGCTGCAGGACGGCGGCTTCGAGGCCCTGGGCGGGCAGAACCTCAATGAGTTCTGGACCACCGTGGCCGGCGGCGTAGGAGCCCAGGTCGACGCAGCGCGGACCAACGCCGAGGCCGCCGCGGTCGTTCGCGAGTCCATCGAGGCCCAGCGTGCCGCCACCAGCGGCGTGAGCCTGGACGAAGAAGCGATCAACCTCGTCACCCACCAGCAGGCCTACCAGGGCGCCGCCCGGTTCATCGCCGTCGTCGACCAGTTGCAGCAAGAGCTGCTGGCGATCTTCAACTGA
- a CDS encoding flagellin encodes MSSIPAGLARAPTLFLAQVQLDRINRNNVDLFNVQQRLATGRDVNRVSDDPVRAAAISSINQSLDRSTQWLRNFDTAGTALDLLDGALGDAQDSALEAKSIALEYVNSTFNADDRAGAAVTVEGLLDKVLEVSNRKSNVGHMFGGDFPGSQPVTQMLGGYRFAASGDGLKIDLGPGVDVPLTLGPGSPLGGTSARVRGFAELLAPVEPDTPVDELRGARGQGVQLGNIELAIDGETERVDLTGADVAGDVADAIEAGIRRIEDRTGRTLLGPQGVRFEARSLRIDLLAEDATGPVPGLTFGEVAEGTTAADLGLGGGGAFTATAGAGQDLNPRLTWLSSIPTIDDLPLGQIRIRNGGQTEIVDLSEAETIQDIRNAVEATGLGVRVELNSETDTIDLVSDLAVAVGNGLSVEEIDGNFDTAQRLGIRSFSSETDVSSLNDGRGIRIIDGVADPETGVLDPDRNTDFRVTLGDGRSFDVDLRPEDLTTMAAISTRINQAATDAGIAVPGEFEAGLVQTGPGGLALQQSGAFAAPLQVEALNGSGSLRDLGLADGTFDAEGSTLVGNDVAQVRVRNIFSDLLDLRQALLDNDETGITFAGEAVETRLSEIAQVRAIVGGDARRVQEAQELREDIVLLDEATRSGLQDTDFASAAIELSQLQVQLQAALQVTATSRQQSLLDFLG; translated from the coding sequence ATGAGCAGCATTCCCGCGGGACTGGCACGGGCGCCCACGCTCTTCCTGGCGCAGGTGCAGCTCGACCGCATCAACCGCAACAACGTCGACCTGTTCAACGTGCAGCAGCGCCTCGCGACCGGCCGCGACGTCAACCGCGTCAGCGACGATCCGGTCCGGGCCGCGGCCATCTCATCGATCAACCAGTCCCTCGATCGCTCGACCCAGTGGCTGCGCAACTTCGACACCGCCGGCACCGCCCTCGACCTGCTCGATGGCGCACTGGGCGACGCCCAGGACTCGGCCCTCGAGGCCAAGAGCATCGCCCTCGAGTACGTCAACAGCACGTTTAACGCCGACGACCGCGCGGGCGCCGCCGTCACCGTCGAGGGCCTGCTCGACAAGGTGCTCGAGGTGTCCAATCGCAAGAGCAACGTGGGCCACATGTTCGGCGGCGACTTCCCGGGCAGCCAGCCCGTCACGCAGATGCTCGGCGGCTATCGCTTCGCGGCCTCGGGCGACGGCCTGAAGATCGATCTGGGTCCGGGCGTCGACGTGCCCCTCACGCTCGGGCCGGGCAGCCCGCTCGGCGGCACCTCGGCACGGGTCCGCGGCTTCGCCGAGCTGCTGGCGCCCGTCGAGCCCGACACGCCCGTCGACGAACTGCGCGGCGCGCGCGGCCAGGGCGTGCAACTGGGCAACATCGAACTGGCGATCGACGGCGAGACCGAGCGGGTGGACCTGACCGGCGCCGACGTGGCCGGCGACGTGGCCGACGCCATCGAGGCGGGCATCCGCCGGATCGAGGACCGGACCGGGCGAACGCTGCTGGGTCCGCAGGGCGTGCGCTTCGAAGCGCGGTCCTTGCGCATCGACCTGCTGGCCGAGGATGCCACGGGACCCGTGCCGGGCCTCACCTTCGGCGAGGTCGCCGAAGGCACGACGGCGGCGGACCTGGGCCTGGGCGGCGGTGGCGCCTTCACGGCGACCGCCGGCGCGGGCCAAGACCTCAATCCCAGGCTGACCTGGCTGAGTTCGATTCCCACCATCGACGACCTGCCGCTGGGCCAGATCCGCATCCGCAACGGCGGGCAGACCGAGATCGTCGACCTCAGCGAGGCCGAGACGATCCAGGACATCCGCAACGCCGTCGAGGCGACCGGCCTGGGCGTCCGCGTCGAGCTCAACAGCGAGACCGACACTATCGACCTGGTCAGCGATCTTGCCGTCGCCGTGGGCAACGGACTAAGCGTCGAGGAGATCGACGGCAACTTCGATACCGCCCAGCGACTGGGAATCCGCAGTTTTTCGTCCGAAACCGACGTCTCGAGCCTCAACGACGGCCGCGGCATCCGGATCATCGACGGCGTCGCGGATCCTGAGACCGGCGTCCTCGACCCCGATCGCAACACCGACTTCCGCGTCACCCTTGGCGACGGCCGGAGCTTCGACGTCGACCTGCGCCCCGAAGACCTGACGACGATGGCGGCGATCTCGACAAGGATCAACCAGGCGGCGACCGACGCGGGCATCGCCGTGCCGGGCGAGTTCGAGGCCGGCCTCGTGCAGACCGGTCCCGGCGGGCTGGCTCTGCAGCAGTCGGGCGCCTTCGCGGCCCCGCTGCAGGTCGAAGCATTGAACGGCTCGGGCTCGCTGCGAGATCTCGGCCTTGCGGACGGCACGTTCGATGCCGAGGGCTCGACGCTCGTCGGGAACGACGTCGCGCAGGTGCGGGTGCGCAACATCTTCAGCGACCTGCTGGATCTGCGCCAGGCGCTGCTCGACAACGACGAAACTGGCATCACCTTTGCGGGAGAGGCGGTCGAGACCCGCCTGAGCGAGATCGCGCAGGTGCGGGCCATCGTTGGGGGCGATGCACGACGCGTGCAGGAAGCCCAGGAACTGCGGGAGGACATCGTGCTTCTGGACGAGGCAACACGCAGCGGGCTGCAGGACACCGATTTCGCCTCGGCGGCGATCGAGCTCAGCCAGCTGCAGGTCCAGCTCCAGGCAGCACTCCAGGTGACGGCGACCAGCCGCCAGCAATCACTGCTCGACTTCCTGGGGTAG
- a CDS encoding flagellar assembly protein FliW, whose translation MQVKTTRFGVVDIADDKVITFPQGLLGFPDHRRYCLLEPGEDACFFWLQSVDEPALAFVLTDPALFFKEYEVPIRPEQAEALSIEKMDDAQVFVIVNKVGEVLTANLQGPLLINTLNLSGQQLVLADKRWSTRHTIMQVGSDQTTAATA comes from the coding sequence ATGCAAGTCAAGACGACCAGATTCGGCGTGGTGGACATCGCCGACGACAAGGTCATCACGTTTCCCCAGGGCCTCCTGGGCTTCCCCGACCACAGGCGGTACTGCCTGCTCGAGCCGGGCGAAGACGCGTGCTTCTTCTGGCTGCAATCGGTCGACGAGCCCGCGCTCGCGTTCGTGCTGACGGATCCGGCGCTCTTCTTTAAGGAGTACGAGGTCCCGATCCGTCCCGAGCAGGCCGAGGCGTTGAGCATCGAGAAGATGGACGACGCCCAGGTCTTCGTGATCGTCAACAAGGTGGGCGAGGTCCTGACGGCCAACCTCCAAGGCCCCCTGCTCATCAACACCCTAAACCTCAGCGGCCAGCAACTCGTGCTCGCCGACAAGCGCTGGTCGACCAGGCACACGATCATGCAGGTCGGCAGCGATCAGACGACGGCCGCAACGGCCTGA
- a CDS encoding flagellin, whose translation MTRINTNVPSMIARSNLSRTNRELDTRLERLSTGLRINRGADDPAGLIISERLRSNIRGAEQGIKNSERASAVIATTEGSLTEVNDLLNSIKALVVEAANTGAFSDEEIAANQAQIDSAIDSITRIADTARFGDLRLLDGSLGYQTSGIATSAVAKTDVRAASFSQGDSLDVNIEILNSAQQGGLYVRGDLPTPGAPGNGTILSTVVLEVRGPDGVVSLEFTSGQSFTEVASAINRLTPSTGVTAELINGDAASGLVFFSEGYGTRSFVSVERLQDPGPDGAWQTYKFADELSIGDNDPFPWTSVGTDLLTAVRDQGRDVQAIINGALATGDGLSVKTASTQLSLDLILTEDFATRAGETSSFDITGGGSLFQLGSEVVAQQQVNFGINSVAASRLGGTVVDGSLEFLESLKSGRENSLASSKDRGNFTAASRITDTAIDEITIVRGRLGSFERNTLQTNIRSLALSVENLTASESLIRDADFAKETSLLTRAQILASSGTTILGLANQQAQSVLQLLG comes from the coding sequence ATGACTCGCATCAATACCAACGTCCCCAGCATGATCGCCCGATCAAACCTCTCGCGGACCAACCGCGAGCTGGATACCCGGCTCGAGCGACTCTCGACGGGACTGCGGATCAACCGCGGTGCCGACGACCCCGCCGGACTGATCATCTCCGAGCGGCTGCGGTCCAACATCCGCGGTGCTGAGCAGGGCATCAAGAACTCCGAGCGCGCTTCGGCGGTCATCGCGACCACCGAGGGCTCGCTCACCGAGGTCAACGACCTGCTCAACTCCATCAAGGCCCTGGTCGTCGAGGCGGCCAACACCGGCGCCTTCTCCGACGAGGAGATCGCCGCCAACCAGGCCCAGATCGACTCGGCCATCGACTCGATCACCCGCATCGCCGACACTGCGCGCTTCGGCGACCTGCGGCTGCTGGACGGCTCGCTGGGCTACCAGACCTCGGGCATCGCCACGTCGGCCGTCGCCAAGACCGACGTCCGCGCGGCAAGCTTCTCCCAGGGCGACTCGCTGGACGTCAACATCGAGATCCTCAACTCTGCCCAGCAGGGCGGGCTGTACGTCCGCGGAGACCTTCCCACGCCGGGTGCACCAGGGAACGGCACGATTCTTTCAACCGTGGTCCTCGAGGTTCGCGGACCCGACGGCGTGGTGAGCCTCGAGTTCACCTCGGGCCAGTCGTTTACCGAGGTCGCCAGCGCCATCAACCGCCTCACGCCCTCGACCGGCGTGACGGCCGAGCTCATCAACGGCGATGCCGCCAGCGGCCTCGTCTTCTTTAGCGAGGGATACGGAACGCGCTCCTTCGTATCGGTCGAGCGACTCCAGGACCCCGGCCCCGACGGTGCGTGGCAGACGTACAAGTTTGCGGACGAGCTCTCCATCGGCGACAACGACCCCTTCCCGTGGACCAGCGTGGGCACCGACCTGCTGACGGCCGTCCGCGATCAGGGTCGCGACGTCCAGGCGATCATCAACGGCGCCCTCGCGACCGGCGACGGACTCAGCGTCAAGACTGCCAGCACGCAGCTTTCGCTCGATCTGATCCTCACCGAAGACTTCGCAACGCGTGCCGGCGAGACTTCGTCGTTCGACATCACCGGCGGCGGCTCGCTCTTCCAGCTCGGCTCGGAGGTCGTCGCCCAGCAGCAGGTGAACTTCGGAATCAACTCCGTTGCGGCGTCTCGGCTGGGTGGGACGGTCGTCGACGGCTCGCTGGAGTTCCTTGAGTCGCTCAAGTCGGGCCGCGAGAACAGCCTGGCCAGCAGCAAGGACCGCGGCAACTTCACCGCCGCGAGCCGCATCACCGACACGGCCATCGACGAGATCACCATCGTCCGTGGGCGGCTGGGCTCCTTCGAGCGGAACACGCTGCAGACCAACATCCGGTCGCTGGCGCTCTCGGTCGAGAACCTGACCGCCAGCGAGTCGCTGATCCGCGATGCCGACTTCGCGAAGGAAACCAGCCTGCTGACCCGGGCCCAGATCCTGGCGAGCTCGGGCACCACCATCCTCGGGCTGGCCAACCAGCAGGCCCAGAGCGTCCTGCAGTTGCTCGGCTAG